The Pseudorca crassidens isolate mPseCra1 chromosome 3, mPseCra1.hap1, whole genome shotgun sequence genome includes the window GAGAACACACAAACTGGATCCTGCCACAGGAGGGAAATGAGGGACTGAGATCAAGAGGGTCCCAGGGAACAGTGCTGCTGCCTCACCCAACCCAGCTGCGAGCCCTGAAACAGGCCTTGCTCATGGGCCTGTGAAGTACGGTCCCAGCAGGGGGACAGGCTAGGACCAGTGGGGTTGGGTGTAGAGAGGGACAGAACGTCTGCAGGCTGCAGTTACTGCAACGTAGGGGACAGGGGAGGAGCTCTTCCTTCCCGTAGGCAGGAGGCTGAAGCCTGAGGCAGCAGCTGCTGCAACAGGCAAGGAGTCGCTGGAAGGTTGCCGGAGGGCATCTCTACCAAGGCTGGGCAGGAGCTTGTGTACTTGGCCCAGCTGGGGACCGGAAGGAGGATGCCCTGGCGTGAGCCAGGTGGCCCTGAGGTGCAGAGTGGAGTACGCAGTCCCGAGGCAGGGCCCGAAAAGGTGCTGCATCTTCCTTCTGGGGTCTGAGGGACTGAAAGGCCCAGCCCATCCTTTGCTCAGAATGCTTGGGGGTGGTGTCGGGAGGGATGGGAGGCAAGCAGGCCTGGGCACCTGCTGCCTCATCTTCCTCTTCTGAGAAGAGACCAGTCTGAGCTGGAAGGAGGGCGCCCGCCCGGCCTGCCAGAGGGCAGCCTGGAGTCACCTGAGCGAGGTGCTCTGTCTGGGCCTCGTGTCCACAGCAGAAGCCCGGGGTCTGGGGCCTGGGCTGGAGCAGGCCGCCGTGGCAAGGGGCGGAGGAGGCCAGCCGCCACCGAGGCCTTGGGGCAGGTCCCTACCTCTGCCGGACGTCCTTATCTGGGCCACGGGGTCAGCTTTGTCTGGAGAGCCCAGGGGCCAGGCGCCGGCGAGGCTGAGGAAGGTCCAGCAAGAGCAAGAGTctgaggcggaggaggaggaggcaagCGCCAGTGCGGGAGCCCTGAGGGCAGACAGACCCGACCAAGGGGCGTGAAGGGCTCAGCCGCAGACAGGCCCGGCCTGACAGGGCCGGCgggcagggcagagggcaggccCGAGGCTGCCACAGCCCACAGGTGCTGCCATCTCTCCTGAGCACGGTGATGGCCTCTTGGCAGCTAGCTGGGGTGGCACAGGCGCCTTGGACCTTGAGTCTCTGATGAGCTGGCCCCCTCCCGCAGGGGCATCAGGCCCCCAGTGCACCTCGGGGCTCGTGCGCTGAGTGACCTAGTGCTGGAGCTTCTGGGCAACGGTGGTGAGCAGTGTCAGATCTCAGGCCAAAGTCGCTAGCGGTCGCCAGGCGGCCGCAGAGGGGCAAGGGACGAATCAGGCCTTGGGAGCTGGGCCTGGCGGAAAGCAGGGTCCATGCACGGCCGAGCAGGTGGCAGCTCCCAAGGGAGGCCAGAGGGCGGTGAGGCAGCAGAGCTATGGCCCTGCTCTCCTGGAGGCAGCCCCAGAGCGAGGCAGAGGCAAAGGGGTGGAGGGAAGCTGGTTACCTTTCCACCATGCGGTCTCGCTGCCGCTTTTTCTGCTTGTCCTGGTTCTTTTTGCCTGCCTGCAACTTGCGCTTGGTCTGGCCACTCTCATCCTGGGTGCTCAGGGCCCCTGTGGGAACAGAGGAGCACAGTTACCAGTTTGTGGCCTCTGGCTGGATCATCCACCATCTACTCCAGAGGGTCCATTCTGAAAGCAGCTGTCGAGCAAGGCCTCTGGCTGTGAGCAGGGCTGGGTACCCTGGAATGGGTGGGGAGTGATTTTGGCCTAGGCCCTGAAGAGGGGAGGACACGTGCTGACCCCACCACTCTCCAGGACATCTATACTCTGCAGAGTGGGCCACAGGGAGGCTGGAAGGTAAAGAGAGGCTGTCTCAGTGGGGACACTGGCACAAGTTCAGAGGGCCCAGGTGGCAGGATGCAGGAAGGCCTCAGCTGGGGCCTAAGAGCAGCCTCCAAGTGGTAAAGGCCCCAAAGcttgcatggccctgcccacctcacACTGGGCACCACGGCAACAGTAGGCTGAGGCTGGATTTATGGTTAGGTACCTGCTGGCGCTCATCACTTGAATAGGGGGACAGGGACTCCCAACAGGGGCTGTGGAGGCGCTAAGGGAAAGGACACGCAAACCAGAGCCGTAAAAACTGCACCAAGGGTCCCGGCTTGGACACCAACCATTAAGGACTCAGAACTGCATGTTACTAAGGGCCTGAGGGCAGGGGGTGTGCCTGGGGTTCCCCCACACTTTTGCTTGCTGCCCCCACCTGAAGGCAAAACCAGTGTACTAGGCAGGGACCATCGCCACCCAtagcctcggtctgggaagattagGGGCAGAGTGGGAAGGGGGTGAAGAAGGAGGTTACTCCCTACCAGCACATACCCAGCCACACAAGGGAGGATCCAAGCTGGACACGTTTCTGCCAAAACCCTGCCCTTGGCTGGACCCCTCCCACCACGAGCACCTGGAAGAGCCACCCCAGAACCCAGGCCACTCAGAAGACTCacctttctctgcatcctctTTGCCCTCTTCCTTCCCATCCTCTTTTCCCTCTTCGTCTTCTCCTTCCTAAGACACAATTTCAAAAATTCAATGTTAAAGCATATATAGCTGTTCATAACAGCTGTAAATGACAAGGCCCTATTCAAGGCCAGGCACTGAGCCAGGAGCCTCACATCCTCCCAACAGCCCTTGCACAGAGGGCTCACTCTGCCATTTTTCTGATAAGGAAATCCAACCTCTGGTTAGGCAGCCTGCCAGCAGCTTGTGCTCTCTACCAGACCTCCACCTCCTTGTACTAGTCATGTGTGCATGCAGAGATGACTCAGGCGATCCACTGTTCACAGGCCTCACCTACAGACAGAGAGAGTGCAGGGCTGGGGCCACTTACTGCTCTGAAGCCCTTCTCCACAGGCTCAGCGCCTTCAGTGCCCTCTGCAGCTTCCCCCTCGGTGCCCTCGTCTGAAAGGTAAGAGGAAGCAAGCTCAGCCCAGGAGCCCCAAGGGGCAGAGGACAGGGTTATGCCAGTGCCTGGCCTCACCATTGTCTGAATCACTGTTATCGGAGCAGTCCGTCCGGGTGGCTTTGCTGTCGGGCTCATCGGGACTGCCACattgctttctcttctttttcttggtcTGGGTCAGAAAGAGGGAGCAGGGTAAGGGTGGATGGCTCCAGGCCCCTCGCTCTGCTCAGTCACAAAACAGGAAGGCCTCCTCCACTCACCCGAAAGTCAGCTGTGGTCCAGGTCTTCCAGGTCCGCCTCATCTGTTTCATGCCATTGCCAAACCCAAAGCCAAAGCGGGAGCCACCCGGAAAGGTGCCCCCGCCACGCATGCCCTGGAACATGCCGTACTCAGGGATGATGttctgggagaagagggagggcagCCGGGAGGCACCAGGCATGCACTGGCCCCGGGCCCCCATGGGGTCTTCCCACACACGCCCATAGCCTGAGGCCATCGGCCGGCCACTCCGGGAGTCCCGGGCCCAGCCCTGAGCCCGTGGGCCAAAGGTGTCGCCACCACGCATGCGGAACTGGTCGCGGTAGGCATCATACTGGCCCTCGTAGGCCATTTCCATCTCAGGGTCAAGCTCGCCGTAGTCATAGCCCGACCGGTACAGATCACGCTCACTCAGGACGGCCCTCGAGTCACAGGCCTCGTAGGAATCGTATCTGCAGGAGCAGGTGGCAAGCATCAGGGAGGGCCTCAGGTCCTATCACCCTTCTGCTCCTGCCTGCCACCAAACCTCTCTGTCATGGGGACAGAAAACCCACTCCAGCACCTACCCCATTGATCCCCATCAGAGGATCAATATTTGGAAATGCCAATTTAAAAGGCCTCTCAGGAGCAGACTTCTAGAAGCCAGAAGGGCCTCTCAGATGATGTCCCCAAGCTTGCATGTGGGCCACACCAGCTTGAGGACCCTAAGAAGGACTATTAGGGTAAAGTAGGTCTCAGTTAGGAGAAGAGACAGCCCACAGCCCATAAGAAACGTGCATGTGTCTGTGGCAGTCACAACACCCAAGGTTGCTCCTTGAGGGGCAGAGCCAAGCACCCCAGCATCCTGCAGTACATGGGCAGTTCAGCACATCAGTGTTTGTCCACTGGGGCTGATGACACCCACGAGAGACTGCCAAACCCTTCAAAGCCCATCACCACTcgaaaggaaaaggaagacaaaacaaGGAATGTTGCCAGGAAAGACAATGTGACCTTGCCCAGGGACAAGAAAAAGAGTTCTTATGAGCTCATATCAACTCTGGAGCCCAGGACAGGGAATCACATCCTACATAGCAACTGGGAAGGCAGGCCAAACATTCTACCTGCGCAAGACAGGGCACCAGAGAGAGCCGTTCTAACCATGGCTGCAACCCACAGGCCCAGACCCCACATGTCTCTTTGCCAAAGCTGGGTAGTCAAGAAGCACCAGCAGCATGAGAGAATAGGCCAGTGCTACCCAATTAATTGCCACTCCATCCCTCAACCCTGCTCTCCAGCTCCAGGTTGCCACAAAAAGGTACACAGGCAGCTGGCACCAGCAGCAATGTCAGCCCAACTGCACggccccccgcccaccccctgcCTGCAATTTGGCAGCCTCAGCTCCAAGCACTATGACTGTCAGGCAGGGGATGTGCTGGGCATCCCCCAACACTTTTTGCTTGCTACAGAGCCCATGCAAGCAAAAGTCCCCTTGGTACCCTTTGCCCCCTAGTGGTCCTGGTGCCTCACTTGGCCCCATCAGTGCCTGGCCAGGCCCCTCCTTACTCTCTGCTCTCTCCCATTTGTCAGCTGGAGCCATTAGGCCACTCCACCCCAACCTGTGCCAGAAATACATGTGCCCTCCTCACTGAAACCTCTCACTAGGGCACAAGAACTTCTAGGCCAGCACCACTTCAGACAATGACAAATGCCCACAGCATGATGCTGTGGGGTAGGACAGATCTGAGTGGGAGGCCCAGCTCCACTATTTACTCCTGGGTGCCTGTGGGCAAGAGGTGTGACCTGCATGCGCTTCACTTTCCCCATTTGCAAAGTAAGGATGTCAACAGTTCCTCACGGGCACTTCTGAGGCTCAACAGGTACATGTTTATAAGGCACTGAAGGGTGGTCAGGACATGCCCACATCTTCCTTGTCCCTTATGTGGGATGCGCAGCTCACAGTGGTCAGCCCCAAGGGTTCATCCCACCCTTCACACCCAACCCAATCTGTCCTGCCCTGACAGAGCGCAGGATGTAAAGTATCTGAAGAATGTCAAATGGCTGTCTCCAGAGGGAAGAGCCATTTAACAATGCTCCTGAGAAGAGCCACTCGGAGGGTACAGTGAAGCCAGCCCAGTCTGGGCTTGTTCCTCTTTCTAAAAGCTGGAAGAGAGGCTCACCATCAGGCAgttggggagggtggagggaggaggggacacaGGCCAAAGAAGGGAAGTGCACTGGACCCCAAGCAGTCTCTGGGAAGCCCCGACAGCAGAGCAAAGAAGGAGAAAGCAGACGTAAGAGGCAGTTCAGAAGAGGGAGACGCCAAGGGGCAATAGGCAGGAGGTGACCCTGCAGAGCCTCAGCACCTAGGCAGGTGTCCACTCACCTTTCTCCACCTGAGCCGTACACGCCTCCTTGTATCATGTCTGTCTCCAAATGCGGCACCATATCTAAGCGTTGGTTAATTCTGGACAAAACGGAATCAGCACTGGCACTACCCATGGCACTAGGGTTTGCATTTGTGTCAGAGCTAGGCATTTCCCAAGAGTTTGAAGTGGCCATACCATACCCATAGTTGGTGGTGTTATCCTGGCCATAGCCATAGCCATAACCATAGTTCTCGTAGCCTGCAATgagggagacagaaagacagacaagatggaGGGGGCGAGGAGAGACAGACAAACACGGAGACAAGGACACCTTCGGTCACAGAGACAAGACTGGATCTTAGCCACCTAAGGCTGGCTGGGCCCTAGTTCATACTAATAAGGCCTCCTGGGAAGGAGTAGCCAGCTCCAGGGCACCTGGGACCCCCAAAGGCGACCCCCACCCCAAAACCTTGGCTAAGCTGGGCAGTGGCAGAAAGACTCAACCAGTTCAATCCCAAGGGAGAGGAGAATGATCATGGGTATAATACTTGCCTCTGTTTGTCCCAGAGCTCCAAGTTCCATATCCTacaaaaagtaaaagaacaaTTACACCTATAATTGCTTACAATACAGTAAGAGTTTAATTCAGGCACAAAGACAACGATTCCTAGAACCTGAGCGGTTACAGGAGACTGAACCTCCCCTAATTGAGAAGCCTTGAGCTTGAGAGCACTACATAAATGACCCAGGCCACCTGCTGCCCTGGTGCCTGACCTTTCGTGGTTCTGACCATCTgctatttaaggaacctcccatTCCTAACACTCTCAGCTAAGGAATTTGGCTCCTATACGCCTTCCTTAAAAAGCCagaattgggggcttccctggtggcgcagtggttgagagtccgcctgccgatgcaggggacacgggttcgtgccccggtccaggaagatcccacatgccgcggagcggctgggcccatgagccatggccgctgagcctgcgcgtccggagcctgtgctccgcgacgggagaggccacaacagtgagaggcccgcgtaccacaaaaaaaaaaaaaaaaaaaaaaagccagtattGGAAGATTACTCTTGCCCCTGGCTAAGCACCAatcagaggaggaggagagcagTTTCCAGTGCCTTACACCGACACTGTGCTGTACAAGAAGCTCAGCACAGAGCTCATAGCCACTCTGAAATCGTGTCAATCAAATCACCCGACAAAGCCATATGGAGCAGAGAAACTGACTGCTCTAGTCCCTTAAATGTCTGTCTTAACAGGGAGAACCACCAAACACTTGAATTGTGAGTGTGCTGTGCTGGAACACATAAGCAGAGGGGGACAAAACACCACTCCCAGCTTGAGAAAAGCTGTTGAGAAAACAATCTGGATTATAAACTAAATATGCTTTGGATTTTATTACAGCATGTAAGAAAAATCCATTCCTTCAGAAACATAAAGCCACTGAAAACTGACAAAGTGCAAAGCCA containing:
- the AKAP8L gene encoding A-kinase anchor protein 8-like isoform X1; its protein translation is MSYTGFVQGSETTLHSTYSDTTAQPTCDYGYGTWSSGTNRGYENYGYGYGYGQDNTTNYGYGMATSNSWEMPSSDTNANPSAMGSASADSVLSRINQRLDMVPHLETDMIQGGVYGSGGERYDSYEACDSRAVLSERDLYRSGYDYGELDPEMEMAYEGQYDAYRDQFRMRGGDTFGPRAQGWARDSRSGRPMASGYGRVWEDPMGARGQCMPGASRLPSLFSQNIIPEYGMFQGMRGGGTFPGGSRFGFGFGNGMKQMRRTWKTWTTADFRTKKKKRKQCGSPDEPDSKATRTDCSDNSDSDNDEGTEGEAAEGTEGAEPVEKGFRAEGEDEEGKEDGKEEGKEDAEKGALSTQDESGQTKRKLQAGKKNQDKQKKRQRDRMVERIQFVCSLCKYRTFYEDEMASHLDSKFHKEHFKYVGTKLPKQTADFLQDYVANKTKKTEELRKTVEDLDGLIQQIYRDQDLTQEIAMEHFVKKVEAAHCAACDLFIPMQFGIIQKHLKTMDHNRNRRLMMEQSKKSSLMVARSILNNKLISKKLERYLKGENPFTDSPEEEKEQEEAEGGALDEGALVEAAGVAEGAEGAPAQPPVPPEPAPGAASPPPPPPPEEDEEAAVPLLGGALERQIRGIPGLDVEADDDDEEGGGGAP
- the AKAP8L gene encoding A-kinase anchor protein 8-like isoform X2, with protein sequence MSYTGFVQGSETTLHSTYSDTTAQPTCDYGYGTWSSGTNRGYENYGYGYGYGQDNTTNYGINQRLDMVPHLETDMIQGGVYGSGGERYDSYEACDSRAVLSERDLYRSGYDYGELDPEMEMAYEGQYDAYRDQFRMRGGDTFGPRAQGWARDSRSGRPMASGYGRVWEDPMGARGQCMPGASRLPSLFSQNIIPEYGMFQGMRGGGTFPGGSRFGFGFGNGMKQMRRTWKTWTTADFRTKKKKRKQCGSPDEPDSKATRTDCSDNSDSDNDEGTEGEAAEGTEGAEPVEKGFRAEGEDEEGKEDGKEEGKEDAEKGALSTQDESGQTKRKLQAGKKNQDKQKKRQRDRMVERIQFVCSLCKYRTFYEDEMASHLDSKFHKEHFKYVGTKLPKQTADFLQDYVANKTKKTEELRKTVEDLDGLIQQIYRDQDLTQEIAMEHFVKKVEAAHCAACDLFIPMQFGIIQKHLKTMDHNRNRRLMMEQSKKSSLMVARSILNNKLISKKLERYLKGENPFTDSPEEEKEQEEAEGGALDEGALVEAAGVAEGAEGAPAQPPVPPEPAPGAASPPPPPPPEEDEEAAVPLLGGALERQIRGIPGLDVEADDDDEEGGGGAP